A window of the Sabethes cyaneus chromosome 1, idSabCyanKW18_F2, whole genome shotgun sequence genome harbors these coding sequences:
- the LOC128734800 gene encoding tRNA (guanine-N(7)-)-methyltransferase, with translation MEEKDKTSGQATAEGEAPVRLPQKRFYRQRAHSNPIADHSFEYPVRPDDYDWSQHYPTIGEGQQVEFADIGCGYGGFLVTLGELYPEKYALGMEIRVKVSDYVMDRIVALRKLHEGRYQNIACIRTNAMKYLVNYFRKGQLEKMFFLYPDPHFKRAKHKWRIINPALLSEYSYVLREGGCIYTVTDVRDLHEWMCKHIEEHPAFERLSEEQLRDDILVEKLLDSSEEGKKVTRNNGDKFAAVFRRI, from the exons ATggaagaaaaagataaaaccagCGGCCAAGCCACTGCCGAAGGAGAAGCACCGGTCCGGTTACCTCAGAAGCGCTTCTACCGACAGCGAGCGCACTCCAATCCTATCGCTGATCACAGCTTTGAATA CCCCGTCCGACCGGACGATTACGATTGGTCGCAGCACTATCCCACGATCGGCGAGGGACAGCAGGTGGAATTCGCCGACATCGGTTGCGGCTACGGTGGCTTTCTGGTTACACTGGGTGAGTTGTATCCGGAGAAGTATGCCCTCGGCATGGAAATCCGCGTCAAGGTTTCCGACTACGTGATGGATCGGATTGTGGCGCTGCGCAAGCTACACGAAGGGCGCTATCAGAACATTGCCTGCATTCGGACGAACGCGATGAAGTACTTGGTTAATTATTTTCGTAAGGGACAGCTGGAGAAGATGTTCTTCCTGTATCCGGATCCGCATTTTAAGAGGGCCAAACATAAGTGGCGCATCATCAATCCGGCCCTGTTGAGCGAGTACAGCTACGTGTTGCGCGAAGGAGGTTGCATCTATACGGTGACGGACGTGCGGGATTTACACGAATGGATGTGTAAGCATATTGAGGAGCATCCGGCCTTCGAGCGGCTGAGCGAAGAGCAGCTGCGGGATGATATTCTGGTAGAGAAACTACTGGACAGTAGCGAGGAAGGCAAGAAGGTTACGCGAAATAACGGTGATAAGTTTGCTGCGGTTTTCCGCAGGATTTAA